One Candidatus Methanomethylicota archaeon DNA segment encodes these proteins:
- a CDS encoding 30S ribosomal protein S27ae, whose amino-acid sequence MAERHKLYTFDYKTGKISFIGRTCPKCGKVMAKHSDRFACGYCGYTIFVKGK is encoded by the coding sequence GTGGCTGAGCGACATAAACTTTATACATTTGATTACAAGACTGGTAAGATAAGCTTCATTGGTAGGACTTGCCCTAAGTGTGGTAAGGTTATGGCTAAACATAGTGATAGATTTGCTTGTGGATATTGTGGTTACACCATTTTTGTTAAGGGGAAGTAG